In Dasypus novemcinctus isolate mDasNov1 chromosome 10, mDasNov1.1.hap2, whole genome shotgun sequence, one DNA window encodes the following:
- the OR52D1 gene encoding olfactory receptor 52D1, giving the protein MSATNISDDSLPETLFLTGIPGLETAHVWIAIPFCAMYLVALAGNAALILLIAMDNALHAPMYLFLCLLSLTDLALSSTTVPKTLAILWFHAHEISFGGCLSQMFCVHSIYALESSVLLAMAFDRYMAICNPLRYTTILNHTVISTIGLVGIFRSIAVVSPFIFLLKRLLYCGHRVMAHTYCEHMGIARLACTNITVNIIYGLTVALLAMGLDSILIAISYVFILNAVFHLPSRDARNKALSTCGSHLGVILVFYIPAFFSFLTHRFGHHRVPKHVHIFLANLYVLVPPVLNPVIYGARTKEIRSRLLRLFHLEKV; this is encoded by the coding sequence ATGTCGGCTACCAACATCAGTGATGACAGTCTCCCAGAAACTCTTTTCCTGACAGGGATCCCAGGATTGGAAACTGCCCACGTATGGATTGCCATCCCCTTTTGTGCTATGTACCTGGTAGCACTGGCTGGAAATGCTGCCCTCATATTGCTCATTGCAATGGATAATGCCCTTCATGCACCCATGTacctcttcctctgccttctctctctcaCTGACCTGGCCCTCAGCTCCACCACTGTGCCCAAGACACTGGCCATTTTATGGTTCCATGCTCATGAGATTTCCTTTGGAGGATGCCTGTCCCAGATGTTTTGTGTCCATTCTATCTATGCTCTGGAGTCCTCGGTTCTTCTTGCCATGGCTTTTGATCGCTACATGGCTATCTGCAACCCCCTGAGATATACAACCATCCTCAACCATACCGTCATAAGCACAATTGGCCTGGTTGGAATATTCCGTAGTATAGCTGTCGTTTCTCCCTTCATCTTCTTGCTTAAGCGACTACTCTACTGTGGGCACCGTGTCATGGCACACACATATTGTGAGCATATGGGCATTGCTCGACTAGCATGTACCAACATTACTGTCAATATTATCTATGGGCTGACTGTGGCTCTGCTGGCCATGGGTCTGGACTCCATCCTCATTGCCATCTCCTATGTCTTTATTCTCAATGCTGTCTTTCACCTCCCGTCCCGTGATGCTCGGAACAAGGCTCTGAGCACTTGTGGCTCCCACCTTGGGGTAATTTTGGTTTTCTACATTCCTgccttcttctccttcctcactCACCGCTTTGGCCACCACCGAGTCCCCAAGCATGTGCACATCTTTCTGGCTAATCTGTATGTTCTGGTGCCTCCTGTGCTCAACCCAGTTATCTATGGGGCTAGGACCAAGGAGATTCGGAGTCGACTTCTGAGGCTATTTCATCTGGAGAAGGTCTGA